AAGGTCAACTTTCCACTAATACCAATATCAACTTCTCGAAAGCAGGCGATAACTACTCTACTCGTATATCATTTACAGCCCAAAACCAAAATGGTTTGATGTACAATTCGAGTGGTGCTAAGTACACCATTTCATCACAAACAACAGTAGACTTAGGTAAAAACCTAACTGCTACTGCCAATATCAACTTGGTAGATTATACCATCAAAGGGCAGTTTAATGATGGTTATGCAAACCAATCGTCGGGTTCGTTTAATGCTTGGTTTCACAGAGATTTGGATTTGGGTAAGTTAAAAGAATTAAAAGATTTGACTTCTCCAGAAGGTATTTTGGCTAGCTGGAACCACAACAACCCAGGAGCGTATGCCACTTCACCATTAAATTTCTACGGAGCCAACTACTGGTACAACTTTTATTCATACTTTGAAAAATTAAGTATTTCAGAGAGCCGAAGACGTATGTTTGGCGATGTAAACTTGACTTATAAAATCAATAGTGATTTGAAAGTAGCAGGTTTTGTTCGTTTCAATCAAGGTAATACCTTCGGGGAGTCCAAAGTGCCATCTATTCTTCAAAACTCTGCTACACAAACAGGTGTAAAAGCTAGTTATGGTACTTATCAAACCTACGGGAATATTGTAAACAATTTTAATACTCCAAACGAGATGAACTACGAGTTGATGGCTACTTATAGCAAGCACATCCAAGATTTTAGTGTGGATATTCTTGCAGGTGGCAACATTCGTCACGATAGCTACAGAACGATGTCGGCTAGTACTCAAAACGGTTTGGTAATTCCTGATTACTTTACATTGAGCAACTCACAATCAGCACAGGCATTAAGTTCGTATCGTTCAGACAAAGAAATCCGTAGCGTATATGCACGTGGTTCGTTTGGTTATAAAGACCTCATTTTCTTGGAAGGTTCATTGCGTAATGACCGCAGTTCGGCTCTTCCAAAAGATGCTAACTCTTACACATACCCATCTATTGGTACTTCTTTTGTGTTTGGTGACCTGATTCGCAATACTGTTCCTGCGTTATCATTTGGTAAACTACGTGCAAGCTGGGCACAGGTAGGCTCTGACTTAGGCCCATATTCATTGGCGTTGAATTACTCATTGGCAGGTTCAAAATTTGGCACTTACTCAATGATGGGTACACCTAATACAATTGTAGACCCTAATATCAAGCCAGCCTTGTCGTCTTCTTACGAATTTGGTCTTGATTTGAAATTCTTTAAAGACCAGCTAGGCTTGAATGTGACGTATTACAACGAAGACAAAATCAATGAAATCATTACTGTGCCAATCTCAGGAGCAAGTGGTTTTACTTCAAAATTGATTAATGCTGGTAAAATCAACCGTCATGGGCTAGAAATTTCGTTGAATGCTACGCCAGTTAGAACCAAAGACTTAACATGGACAACTACTGTAAACTGGGCTAAAAATAGCTCGAAAATATTAGCTCTTGCCGATGGCGTAGACGCAATCGTTGTAACATCCGATGCCTTTGGTGTTGGTACTGTAGTACATCAAGTAGGTGAGGCTTGGGGCCAAATTCGTGGTGGTGCATATACTTACAAAGATGGTAAGAAAGTAGTGACAGCCGATGGCATTTACGTAGTAACACCAAACTCGTACTTGGGTAGTGTATTGCCATCTTTTACGGGTGGTTGGTTTAACCAAATCCAATACAAAGACTTTATCTTCTCTGCCAATATCGAATTCTCTAAAGGAGGTAAATACTTCTCATTATCAGATTATTGGGGTGGTTTCTCTGGTTTGTTTGAAAGAACGGCTGCTTTGAACGACAAAGGAAACTCGGTACGTGACCCTGTTGCTGATGGCGGTGGTGTACACGTAACAGGGGTAACAGCCGACGGTAAAGATGTTGATACTTATGTAGATGCCTATACCTATTATCACCAGTTTGCTACCAATAAGCTATCTCAAGAACACGTTTTTGACCTTGACTTTATCAAATTAAGAGAAGTTAGTATCGGTTACAAAATTCCTGTAAAAGGCGGTAAGTTACTTCAAAATGCAACTGTTTCAGTAGTTGCTCGTAACCCTTGGTTGATTTATACCAAAAACAGAGACTTTGACCCATCAGAAATGTCTCAGATTTTTGGTGAAAACGGTCAGTTCCCTGGAACACGTTCTTTAGGGGTAAACATCAAATTAGGTTTCTAACAAACGATTTTAATTGAAGAGTAAAGATGATACGTAAAAATATACTTAAATCGCTGGGATTAGCATCTGTGATGCTTTTTGCAGCTAGTTGTTCGGATTTTGGAACAATGAACGACAATCCCAATGCTATTGTAACGCCAGTAACTTCTGCTTTATTGACAAACGCTTTGTTGGACTTTGATAGCCCCGCTACAACTGGTTCGATGAGAAATGGTTTGTATTGTCAATATTTTGCAGAAACCCAATACACGGAAACTTCGCTGTATGCAATTCCGCAAATTGGCTGGGATGGTTTGTACGCAGGGTCATTATATGATTTACAAAACATAATCAATAACAATACCGATGCTGCTACCAAAGTGTATGCAGCCTTGAACGGCTCAAACAATAACCAAATTGCTTTGGCAAGAATTGTAAAAGCATACC
The DNA window shown above is from Flectobacillus major DSM 103 and carries:
- a CDS encoding SusC/RagA family TonB-linked outer membrane protein translates to MRKLLLLITVFLLVQLGKSFAQDRQVTGKITSSEDGSPLPGVSISIKGTSIGTISSADGSFKISAGKGTVLTFSFVGFATETVTVGSQSQISVVLKVNTSQIEEVVVTALGAKRSEKSLAYSAQSVKDEQLNTIRQTNLNNALAGKVAGIQVRSQSTVALGRDASIRIRGAGSLSDKAPLYILDGNPVGSSDVNLDDVESVTVLKGPSATALYGQRGDAGVIIMTSKKGTHKKGAGVELNQSTFYETAYILPRYQNSYAGGATSDLMKFTWEAGMPEEWKSLNGKYYHDYSDDASWGPRMVGQEYIPWYAWYPGTQYTGKTAALTAQPDNIRNFYQGQLSTNTNINFSKAGDNYSTRISFTAQNQNGLMYNSSGAKYTISSQTTVDLGKNLTATANINLVDYTIKGQFNDGYANQSSGSFNAWFHRDLDLGKLKELKDLTSPEGILASWNHNNPGAYATSPLNFYGANYWYNFYSYFEKLSISESRRRMFGDVNLTYKINSDLKVAGFVRFNQGNTFGESKVPSILQNSATQTGVKASYGTYQTYGNIVNNFNTPNEMNYELMATYSKHIQDFSVDILAGGNIRHDSYRTMSASTQNGLVIPDYFTLSNSQSAQALSSYRSDKEIRSVYARGSFGYKDLIFLEGSLRNDRSSALPKDANSYTYPSIGTSFVFGDLIRNTVPALSFGKLRASWAQVGSDLGPYSLALNYSLAGSKFGTYSMMGTPNTIVDPNIKPALSSSYEFGLDLKFFKDQLGLNVTYYNEDKINEIITVPISGASGFTSKLINAGKINRHGLEISLNATPVRTKDLTWTTTVNWAKNSSKILALADGVDAIVVTSDAFGVGTVVHQVGEAWGQIRGGAYTYKDGKKVVTADGIYVVTPNSYLGSVLPSFTGGWFNQIQYKDFIFSANIEFSKGGKYFSLSDYWGGFSGLFERTAALNDKGNSVRDPVADGGGVHVTGVTADGKDVDTYVDAYTYYHQFATNKLSQEHVFDLDFIKLREVSIGYKIPVKGGKLLQNATVSVVARNPWLIYTKNRDFDPSEMSQIFGENGQFPGTRSLGVNIKLGF